The Rudaeicoccus suwonensis sequence GTCGGGGTAGAGCCCCGTCATGTCCGAGATCATGTTGGTGCCGGTGTGCACCAGGTCGTCGTGCGTGTTGGTCATCAGCACGCCTTGGCTCTTCATGAAGTTGAGCAGAGCCGGCATCTGTTCCAAGTCACTCGCGACGTTGGGGTTGTCGCGGGTGAGGTGCACGTTGTCGAAGTCGACCTGCACGACGTGCTTGATGCCGTTGGCGAGCTGACAGTTCGTCGGCGACGAGGGCGAAGACGGTGTTGCGGTGTGCCGGGCCGGGGTCTGGGCGGCTTGCGCAGCTGCGCCGACCCCGACTCCACCCGCAGCGAGGGCCGCGACAGCTGTCGCGGCCACGATGGCGTTCCGCACGATGTTCCTCCTGATGACGTAGGCGGCTAAGTGCACGCTGACCCATCGTGGCGGCTATGGAAAGGCTGTGGGGATATTGAGAGTGTGAATATTTGGTGTCCATACGTATGACGAGCGCCCCGCTGGTAGCAGGACGCTCGTCATACGTGCGGCGGTCGACACCGCGGGAGGTGGTGCCGACTCAGGCGGCCTCGGCCAGGCGCTCGCGGCGAACGACCTTGCGCACCAACGGCTTCGGCGCGCGGCGCGGACGAAGGCGCTCGGCATACTTGTTGGGCAGCGACAACCGGATGACCTTCATCCACGCCGAACCGACCTGGCGCGGCAGCGATCCGGAGGTGTACTGCAGGCCGTAGCGCTCGCAGATGTCCTGCACGCGCGGGGCGATCTGCTGGTAACGGTTGCTCGGCAGGTCGGGGAACAGGTGGTGCTCGATCTGAAAGCTCAGGTTGCCCGTCGCGATGTGCATCGCCTTGGACCCGGAGATGTTGGCCGAGCCGATCATCTGCCGCAGGTACCAGTCGCCGCGGGTTTCGCCGGCGATCGAGGTGCGGGTGAAGGTCTCGACGCCTTCGGGGAAGTGGCCGCACATGATGACCGAGTGGGTCCACAGATTGCGGGCCAGGTTGGCGAGGTAGTTCGCGGCGAGGGTGCGCCGGGCCGACCCGGTCACGGTCGCCAGCAACGGGTGCAGCACGTAGTCCTTGGTGACCTGACCGCGGATCTTGTTGACCACCTTGGTGGCGTCCCGCTTGAAGACGTCCTTGTCCTTGCGGCCGGCGAAGTACTTGCCGAGCTCGAGATCGTAGGCGGCGATGCCGTATTCGAAGAAGCAGGCGTTGACGAAGTTCCACACCGGCTGACCGAGGTAGACGGGGTGCCAGCGCTGGTCCTCGTCGACGCGCATGATGCCGTAACCCAGATCGTTGTCGCGGCCGAGCACGTTGGTGTAGGTGTGGTGCAGCTCGTTGTGCGAGTGCTTCCACAGATCGGCGGGGGAGGCGTTGTCCCACTCCCAGGTCGTCGAGTGGATCTTCGGGTCGCGCATCCAGTCCCACTGGCCGTGCATGACGTTGTGCCCGATCTCCATGTTCTCCAGGATCTTGGACACAGTCAGGCCGATGGTGCCGAGTGCGAAGGCCACGTTGTTGCGGCTGGCCAGCAGCACGAACCGGCTGCCCATCTCCAGTTTGCGTTGCACGTCGATGACCCGGCGGATGTATGCCGCATCGGCTGCTCCACGTGAGTCGACGACCTCTTGGCGCAGCGCGTCCAGTTCTTCGCCGAGGGCTTCGATGTCCTCGCGGGTGAGGTGCTCGATCGGGTTGACGTCCTTCTTCTGCAATGCAGTCATGGTCGTGATCCCTTGCTGTGGTTGATGGTTCAGGTCTTTAGAGCTGTATGTCGCAGCGTCCCGCGACAGCCGAGATGCAGGTCTGCACGAGCACCCCGTCGCCGGGGGTCGCGGTGGTGATCTCGCCGGTGCGCAGGTCGCGCACGGCGCCTTCTCGTAGCGGCAGGACGCACCCGTAACAGATGCCCATCCGGCATCCGGACGGCATCAGGATGCCGGCGTCCTCAGCGTGGTCGAGGATCGGTCGCGCGCCGTCGCATTCGACCTCGCGGTCGAGTCCGGTGAAGTAGGCGACGCCGCCTTCACCGGGTTCGACGACCGCGGGCCGGAATCGCTCGGTGTGCAGTCGGTGCGCGTGACCCTCGTGTTCCCAATGGTTTTCGAGCATCTCCAACATGCCCGCGGGGCCGCACGCCCAGGTTTCGCGATCGGCCCAGTCCGGCACGAGAGCGGCGAGTTCGTCGGTGTCCAGCATGCCCTCGTGATCGGTGTGGCGTTCGAGCAGGGTGATCCGCCCCTGTTGGGCCAGGGACCGCAGCTCGTCGGCGAAGATGACGTCCTCAGGTCGAGGTGCGGAGTGCAACAGGATCACGTCGTCGAGTTCGTCGACGGCATGCCGCAGGATCCCCATCACGGGAGTGATGCCGCTGCCGCCGGTGAGC is a genomic window containing:
- a CDS encoding fatty acid desaturase family protein, which codes for MTALQKKDVNPIEHLTREDIEALGEELDALRQEVVDSRGAADAAYIRRVIDVQRKLEMGSRFVLLASRNNVAFALGTIGLTVSKILENMEIGHNVMHGQWDWMRDPKIHSTTWEWDNASPADLWKHSHNELHHTYTNVLGRDNDLGYGIMRVDEDQRWHPVYLGQPVWNFVNACFFEYGIAAYDLELGKYFAGRKDKDVFKRDATKVVNKIRGQVTKDYVLHPLLATVTGSARRTLAANYLANLARNLWTHSVIMCGHFPEGVETFTRTSIAGETRGDWYLRQMIGSANISGSKAMHIATGNLSFQIEHHLFPDLPSNRYQQIAPRVQDICERYGLQYTSGSLPRQVGSAWMKVIRLSLPNKYAERLRPRRAPKPLVRKVVRRERLAEAA
- a CDS encoding ferredoxin reductase codes for the protein MKSTGTSPSSALRSGAGWLARSLVTPLVPQDYVDLFAPLSSRTILRGRVADIQMETQDAATVTIRPGRGWRGHIPGQFIRIGVDVEGVRLWRAYSVTSGPRDDGCIAITVKAISGGAVSTHLIETLRVGQIVQMEQADGAFVLPAVLPRQILLLTGGSGITPVMGILRHAVDELDDVILLHSAPRPEDVIFADELRSLAQQGRITLLERHTDHEGMLDTDELAALVPDWADRETWACGPAGMLEMLENHWEHEGHAHRLHTERFRPAVVEPGEGGVAYFTGLDREVECDGARPILDHAEDAGILMPSGCRMGICYGCVLPLREGAVRDLRTGEITTATPGDGVLVQTCISAVAGRCDIQL